A part of Salvelinus alpinus chromosome 5, SLU_Salpinus.1, whole genome shotgun sequence genomic DNA contains:
- the LOC139576046 gene encoding ubiquitin carboxyl-terminal hydrolase 10-like isoform X4, with protein MASQSNVNQYIFGEFSPDEINQFFVTPRCYVELPPFNDKVSCVSQSSGEDYQRIEFGVDEVMDLEPVGVKDPLFKVSSTLNPQAPEFILGCQPSQKVPQTATALSPAADVPDGAQYNSLDGPDSPDGPDGPDSEPSAMDSNQNCQDGDGGPGSLGQREKKKKKKRPPGYYNYLEGSGPNSGGMGVDGPPGKGLVNGHALSRPHLGSQDMVGKALSGGELSTSAPVATAAATDASAAVNQRTCDSPDESSLDFMSGAASLSDGKDAASSSSSSSSSSQSSGVAEGGRTAEQQPENMAPGSPELLGSGGHSPCPTSPPPPSVAVASHPATIATATTEEGGETRDSGVANGLAEPHAGISADRHKEASEALEQPQQQSPAPSVETASSPDSEAQPAVAEQPKSPASPAAPAANPLKSWASLFHNSKPLPGSPQAYVEVKNVVEVVAPSLAAVEKHEKAGEVKESPVHVSEDPMAPKLAELIENVKLIHKPVSLQPRGLINKGNWCYINATLQALIACPPMYHLFKSIPPFNDTQRPCTSTPMMDNFVRLVNEFNNMPVPSKAKQQAAGEKIIKDIRPGAPFEPNYIYRLLTLIKSSLSEKGRQEDAEEYLGFTLNGLHEEMLALKKLISPQEEKAPTPNGPESQSGVDDAAADKEEGSEDEWEQVGPRNKTSITRQADFVRTPITDIFGGHIRSVVYQQNSKESATLQPFFTLQLDIQSEKIRTVQEALETLVARESVQGYTTKTKQEIEISRRVTLEELPPVLVLHLKRFVFEKTGGCQKLIKNIDYPVDLEISKDLLSSGVRSKIFKGQRTYRLFAVVYHHGNSATGGHYTTDVFHIGLNGWLRIDDQAVKVINQYQVVKQTAERTAYLLYYRRVDLL; from the exons TACATCTTCGGGGAGTTCAGCCCTGATGAGATCAATCAGTTCTTCGTGACTCCACGATGTTATGTTGAG CTTCCCCCCTTCAATGACAAAGTCTCCTGCGTCAGTCAGTCTTCAG GCGAAGACTACCAGCGCATTGAGTTTGGTGTGGACGAGGTGATGGACTTGGAGCCAGTGGGAGTGAAGGATCCTCTCTTCAAGGTGTCCAGCACTCTGAACCCCCAGGCTCCAGAGTTCATCCTGGGATGCCAGCCGTCTCAGAAGGTCCCGCAGACAGCCACAGCCCTCTCTCCGGCAGCagacgtcccagacggagcacaATACAACTCACTGGACGGACCCGACAGCCCGGACGGACCTGATGGCCCAGACTCTGAGCCCTCCGCCATGGACAGCAACCAGAACTGCCAGGATGGGGACGGGGGCCCGGGCAGCCTGGGCCAgcgtgagaagaaaaaaaagaaaaagcgcCCGCCAGGATACTACAACTACTTGGAGGGCTCAGGTCCCAATAGCGGTGGCATGGGTGTGGACGGGCCTCCTGGAAAGGGGTTGGTGAATGGACACGCTCTTAGCCGCCCTCACCTCGGGTCGCAGGACATGGTTGGTAAGGCGTTGTCAGGGGGTGAACTTTCCACCTCAGCCCCTGTTGCTACAGCAGCAGCGACGGATGCGTCGGCTGCTGTGAATCAGAGGACTTGTGATAGCCCTGATGAATCGTCTTTGGACTTCATGAGTGGAGCCGCCTCTTTATCAGATGGTAAAGACgcggcctcctcctcctcctcttcttcctcctcctctcagagcagTGGGGTGGCAGAGGGAGGCAGAACTGCAGAGCAGCAGCCTGAGAACATGGCTCCAGGGAGCCCTGAACTGCTGGGCAGCGGTGGGCACAGCCCCtgccccacctcccctcctcccccctcggTTGCTGTGGCCAGCCACCCTGCCACcattgctactgctactactgaagAAGGGGGGGAAACTAGGGACAGTGGGGTGGCTAATGGGCTGGCTGAGCCCCATGCTGGCATCAGTGCAGATAGACACAAGGAGGCCTCTGAGGCATTGGAGCAGCCCCAGCAGCAGTCCCCAGCTCCCTCAGTGGAGACTGCTTCCTCCCCAGACTCTGAGGCCCAGCCGGCGGTGGCAGAGCAGCCTAAGTCGCCTGCCTCTCCGGCTGCGCCCGCTGCCAACCCCCTCAAATCCTGGGCTAGCCTCTTCCACAACTCCAAGCCTCTGCCTGGAAGCCCTCAGGCGTATGTGGAGGTGAAGAATGTGGTGGAGGTAGTGGCTCCCTCCCTGGCTGCTGTGGAGAAGCATGAGAAGGCTGgggaggtgaaggagagcccTGTCCATGTATCAGAGGATCCCATGGCCCCTAAACTTGCAG AACTAATTGAGAATGTGAAGTTGATACACAAACCAGTGTCTTTGCAACCAAGAGGACTGATCAACAAGGGAAACTGGTGCTATATCAACGCT ACATTGCAGGCCCTGATTGCTTGCCCCCCCATGTATCACCTGTTTAAGTCCATTCCCCCGTTCAATGACACCCAGAGACCCTGTACCTCCACACCCATGATGGACAACTT TGTAAGGCTTGTCAATGAGTTCAACAATATGCCTGTGCCATCTAAAGCCAAGCAGCAAG CTGCTGGTGAAAAGATAATAAAAGACATTCGACCAGGTGCTCCTTTTGAACCCAACTACATTTACAGACTCCTCACCCTCATCAAGTCGAGTCTCTCAGAGAAG GGTCGACAGGAGGATGCGGAGGAGTACCTGGGCTTCACCCTCAACGGACTGCATGAGGAGATGCTGGCTTTGAAAAAGCTAATCTCCCCTCAGGAAGAGA AAGCCCCCACACCCAACGGCCCAGAGTCCCAGTCAGGTGTGGATGATGCTGCTGCTGATAAGGAGGAGGGGAGCGAGGACGAATGGGAGCAAGTGGGCCCCCGAAACAAGACCTCCATTACCCGTCAAGCTGACTTTGTCCGCACCCCTATCACTGACATATTCGGAGGGCACATCCG TTCGGTGGTGTACCAGCAGAACTCTAAGGAGTCAGCCACCCTGCAGCCCTTCTTCACCCTGCAGCTGGACATCCAGTCAGAGAAGATCCGCACCGTTCAGGAGGCCCTGGAGACCCTGGTGGCACGGGAGTCAGTTCAGGGCTACACCACTAAAACCAAGCAGGAG ATTGAGATCAGCCGGAGAGTGACCCTAGAGGAGCTCCCTCCAGTGCTGGTGCTCCACCTCAAGAGATTTGTGTTtgagaagactggaggctgtcaGAAACTGATCAAGAACATTGATTACCCTGTAGACCTGGAGATCAGCAAAG ATCTCCTCTCTTCAGGGGTGCGGAGCAAAATATTCAAAGGCCAAAGAACCTACAGGCTCTTTGCAG
- the LOC139576046 gene encoding ubiquitin carboxyl-terminal hydrolase 10-like isoform X3: MASQSNVNQYIFGEFSPDEINQFFVTPRCYVELPPFNDKVSCVSQSSGSYCTPAVPYITESMRRQVCGEDYQRIEFGVDEVMDLEPVGVKDPLFKVSSTLNPQAPEFILGCQPSQKVPQTATALSPAADVPDGAQYNSLDGPDSPDGPDGPDSEPSAMDSNQNCQDGDGGPGSLGQREKKKKKKRPPGYYNYLEGSGPNSGGMGVDGPPGKGLVNGHALSRPHLGSQDMVGKALSGGELSTSAPVATAAATDASAAVNQRTCDSPDESSLDFMSGAASLSDGKDAASSSSSSSSSSQSSGVAEGGRTAEQQPENMAPGSPELLGSGGHSPCPTSPPPPSVAVASHPATIATATTEEGGETRDSGVANGLAEPHAGISADRHKEASEALEQPQQQSPAPSVETASSPDSEAQPAVAEQPKSPASPAAPAANPLKSWASLFHNSKPLPGSPQAYVEVKNVVEVVAPSLAAVEKHEKAGEVKESPVHVSEDPMAPKLAELIENVKLIHKPVSLQPRGLINKGNWCYINATLQALIACPPMYHLFKSIPPFNDTQRPCTSTPMMDNFVRLVNEFNNMPVPSKAKQQAAGEKIIKDIRPGAPFEPNYIYRLLTLIKSSLSEKGRQEDAEEYLGFTLNGLHEEMLALKKLISPQEEKAPTPNGPESQSGVDDAAADKEEGSEDEWEQVGPRNKTSITRQADFVRTPITDIFGGHIRSVVYQQNSKESATLQPFFTLQLDIQSEKIRTVQEALETLVARESVQGYTTKTKQEIEISRRVTLEELPPVLVLHLKRFVFEKTGGCQKLIKNIDYPVDLEISKDLLSSGVRSKIFKGQRTYRLFAVVYHHGNSATGGHYTTDVFHIGLNGWLRIDDQAVKVINQYQVVKQTAERTAYLLYYRRVDLL; the protein is encoded by the exons TACATCTTCGGGGAGTTCAGCCCTGATGAGATCAATCAGTTCTTCGTGACTCCACGATGTTATGTTGAG CTTCCCCCCTTCAATGACAAAGTCTCCTGCGTCAGTCAGTCTTCAG GAAGTTACTGCACTCCTGCTGTGCCTTACATTACGGAGTCTATGAGACGGCAGGTTTGCG GCGAAGACTACCAGCGCATTGAGTTTGGTGTGGACGAGGTGATGGACTTGGAGCCAGTGGGAGTGAAGGATCCTCTCTTCAAGGTGTCCAGCACTCTGAACCCCCAGGCTCCAGAGTTCATCCTGGGATGCCAGCCGTCTCAGAAGGTCCCGCAGACAGCCACAGCCCTCTCTCCGGCAGCagacgtcccagacggagcacaATACAACTCACTGGACGGACCCGACAGCCCGGACGGACCTGATGGCCCAGACTCTGAGCCCTCCGCCATGGACAGCAACCAGAACTGCCAGGATGGGGACGGGGGCCCGGGCAGCCTGGGCCAgcgtgagaagaaaaaaaagaaaaagcgcCCGCCAGGATACTACAACTACTTGGAGGGCTCAGGTCCCAATAGCGGTGGCATGGGTGTGGACGGGCCTCCTGGAAAGGGGTTGGTGAATGGACACGCTCTTAGCCGCCCTCACCTCGGGTCGCAGGACATGGTTGGTAAGGCGTTGTCAGGGGGTGAACTTTCCACCTCAGCCCCTGTTGCTACAGCAGCAGCGACGGATGCGTCGGCTGCTGTGAATCAGAGGACTTGTGATAGCCCTGATGAATCGTCTTTGGACTTCATGAGTGGAGCCGCCTCTTTATCAGATGGTAAAGACgcggcctcctcctcctcctcttcttcctcctcctctcagagcagTGGGGTGGCAGAGGGAGGCAGAACTGCAGAGCAGCAGCCTGAGAACATGGCTCCAGGGAGCCCTGAACTGCTGGGCAGCGGTGGGCACAGCCCCtgccccacctcccctcctcccccctcggTTGCTGTGGCCAGCCACCCTGCCACcattgctactgctactactgaagAAGGGGGGGAAACTAGGGACAGTGGGGTGGCTAATGGGCTGGCTGAGCCCCATGCTGGCATCAGTGCAGATAGACACAAGGAGGCCTCTGAGGCATTGGAGCAGCCCCAGCAGCAGTCCCCAGCTCCCTCAGTGGAGACTGCTTCCTCCCCAGACTCTGAGGCCCAGCCGGCGGTGGCAGAGCAGCCTAAGTCGCCTGCCTCTCCGGCTGCGCCCGCTGCCAACCCCCTCAAATCCTGGGCTAGCCTCTTCCACAACTCCAAGCCTCTGCCTGGAAGCCCTCAGGCGTATGTGGAGGTGAAGAATGTGGTGGAGGTAGTGGCTCCCTCCCTGGCTGCTGTGGAGAAGCATGAGAAGGCTGgggaggtgaaggagagcccTGTCCATGTATCAGAGGATCCCATGGCCCCTAAACTTGCAG AACTAATTGAGAATGTGAAGTTGATACACAAACCAGTGTCTTTGCAACCAAGAGGACTGATCAACAAGGGAAACTGGTGCTATATCAACGCT ACATTGCAGGCCCTGATTGCTTGCCCCCCCATGTATCACCTGTTTAAGTCCATTCCCCCGTTCAATGACACCCAGAGACCCTGTACCTCCACACCCATGATGGACAACTT TGTAAGGCTTGTCAATGAGTTCAACAATATGCCTGTGCCATCTAAAGCCAAGCAGCAAG CTGCTGGTGAAAAGATAATAAAAGACATTCGACCAGGTGCTCCTTTTGAACCCAACTACATTTACAGACTCCTCACCCTCATCAAGTCGAGTCTCTCAGAGAAG GGTCGACAGGAGGATGCGGAGGAGTACCTGGGCTTCACCCTCAACGGACTGCATGAGGAGATGCTGGCTTTGAAAAAGCTAATCTCCCCTCAGGAAGAGA AAGCCCCCACACCCAACGGCCCAGAGTCCCAGTCAGGTGTGGATGATGCTGCTGCTGATAAGGAGGAGGGGAGCGAGGACGAATGGGAGCAAGTGGGCCCCCGAAACAAGACCTCCATTACCCGTCAAGCTGACTTTGTCCGCACCCCTATCACTGACATATTCGGAGGGCACATCCG TTCGGTGGTGTACCAGCAGAACTCTAAGGAGTCAGCCACCCTGCAGCCCTTCTTCACCCTGCAGCTGGACATCCAGTCAGAGAAGATCCGCACCGTTCAGGAGGCCCTGGAGACCCTGGTGGCACGGGAGTCAGTTCAGGGCTACACCACTAAAACCAAGCAGGAG ATTGAGATCAGCCGGAGAGTGACCCTAGAGGAGCTCCCTCCAGTGCTGGTGCTCCACCTCAAGAGATTTGTGTTtgagaagactggaggctgtcaGAAACTGATCAAGAACATTGATTACCCTGTAGACCTGGAGATCAGCAAAG ATCTCCTCTCTTCAGGGGTGCGGAGCAAAATATTCAAAGGCCAAAGAACCTACAGGCTCTTTGCAG